A stretch of the Argentina anserina chromosome 6, drPotAnse1.1, whole genome shotgun sequence genome encodes the following:
- the LOC126799705 gene encoding uncharacterized protein LOC126799705, protein MGTRKVLQSVASTFFTVGVVGLCISDRIASVALVRGSSMSPTLNPGETKFMGISTDDYVLLEKLCLNHYKFSHGDIVVFRSPSDHKEKHIKRITALPGEWIGIRKSYDVLRVPEGHCWVEGDNSSSSMDSRTFGTIPLGLVQGRVTHIVWPPQRIGAIQRSTAGQT, encoded by the exons ATGGGTACTCGGAAGGTGTTGCAGAGTGTCGCCAGCACGTTCTTCACGGTTGGGGTCGTGGGTCTCTGTATATCGGATCGTATCGCCAGCGTTGCTCTGGTTCGGGGTTCCTCTATGTCTCCTACATTGAATCCCGGGGAGACTAAGTTTATGGGCATATCGACTG ATGACTATGTTTTGCTGGAGAAATTGTGTCTTAACCATTACAAGTTCTCCCATGGTGATATTGTAGTATTCCG cTCACCAAGTGATCACAAGGAGAAACATATTAAGAGGATAACCGCCTTACCTGGAGAATGGATTGGAATTCGGAAGTCCTACGATGTGCTGAGAGTTCCGGAGGGGCATTGCTGGGTTGAGGGAGACAATTCATCTTCAAGCATGGATTCAAGAACATTTGGCACA ATTCCCCTGGGTTTAGTTCAAGGAAGGGTGACCCACATTGTGTGGCCTCCTCAGAGAATAGGTGCGATTCAGAGAAGTACCGCAGGGCAGACTTGA